The DNA sequence CGGGGCCCAGACCACAGTCGCGAGAACGGTCATCATCAGCGCGACGATCGAGAAGGTCAGACGCCTCATGAAATCTCGCCTCACCGGCGTTTGCGCGCGAGGGCGCCGATCGCGACGCCGATCCCCAACGCGCCCAGCAAGATTCCGGCCCCGGCCAACCAGCGGGCGGTGTCGTCGGTGCTGTCGGTGTCTGAGGACGCGGAGTTCTCAGAGGCGGTCTCGGTGTCCTCCTCGTGAGTCGCCGTGTGGGCGTGACCGTCGGCGGTTGCGGCGCCGAGCGTCACTGTCGGCGCGGGCTTGTCGGGCTCGGGCTGACCCTCGACGGTCGGCTGGTCCCAGCGGACCACCTCGCCGTCGGAGTACGTCTGCGTCGCGGGCATGGTGACCGTCTCCTGCTCCGGCAGGGGCCCACCGGACACCCGGAATTGAAGGAACTCGCCGGGGCGGATGCCGGGGTTGCCGTCGGCGACCTTCCACGTCACCTCCGTGGCCTCTTCGGTGGCCGGGTCCTTCTTCACCTCGGCGGTCCAGCCAGGCAGCGGCTCGGTGCGGGCGGAGGTCAGGTTGGGCAGGGCGACGGTCAGCTCCACCGTGCTGGCGGTGTCCGACTCGTTGGGGACCCGGAAGGTGATGACGCCGTAGCCGCCCTGCGTGAGACCGTCGCCGGCCGCGGTGACGTGAGCCGAGGCCGAACCGGCGCCCAGCAGACTCAGGCCACCGACCATCGTGACGGCTGCGAGTGACGCACCGAGCAGACGGAAGCGTCGCTTGAACAAAGACATGGATGTTTCCTAACGGAGATGGGTGAAAACCCACCCGGGTGACCGTGTCGATCCACGGGCTCGGGCGGATGAAGGGTGTGGGCGAAGATCAATTCGCCGGTGGACCCCGAACCCCTGTCCCGCCAGGAGCGAACACCCCGACCAGAGGTCGTAGATGTGGTGAAGAAGGAAGATGTGAACTCGCGAGTTCGGCAACCGGGCCGCTCAGGAGGCGGCGCACGACGGCCAGGACCGACGTGATCACCCCGTACAGCGAGGTACCGCCGGCGATGAGCAACGCGCACACCGGGATCGCGATCAGGTGGGTCACCAACATCAGCGTCTGCGACCCGTGCGCATGGGCCATCGGGTCTGCGGTGGCCGAGAGGAGCACGTGCCCGGAGATCTGGGCGCCGGTCAGCACCGCGAGCAGGGCGAGCGGGGAGTTCAGCCGACGACACAGGGTGGCCGCGACGACTCCGACCAGCAGGAGCAGCAGCATCCCCGCGGAGTCAGGAAAAACGCCTGAAGCCGCCCCGTGGGCAGCAATTGCCAGCGCCGGGGCGGTCAGGAGGATGGACAGAGCGGTCAGGGACGCACTCCGAGGCGTGCGAGCAGGTCGGCGTCGATGGCGGCCAGCTCACGGCTGATGGCGGCGTGCGCACTGCGGCGCCGTGCGGCCGGCATGTGTTCGGCTGCCGCAACAGCGGTGGACAGGTCGGACAGCCGCTGGTTCATCGTCGACGCGAAGGTCTTGGTCTCGGCGTCCGACGGATGCTTGGCGGTGAGGGTCTGCAAGGAGGAGTTCGCACCGGCGATGCGTGCCGACAGAGCGGCGCCATGGCCGCTGTACTTGTTCAGCTCGGCAACAGGGACACCTGCGCGATCGGCCTGGATTCGGCTGATCTGCTCGCGGGCGGCAGTGCTGGCGCGGTAGGCGATCGGCACCAGGATCGGCGACAGCACCTTTGCGACCTGCAGATAGCGCTTGACCCGAGCGGGCGAGAGCACCTTGCCATCGGCGACCGCCTTGGCGTTGGCCTGCGCGATCTTGACGCTCGCCGAGTTCGTCTTGTCAGCGATCTTCAGTGCACTCTTGTCCGACTTGGCCTGCGCCTTGCGCGCTTTCTTGGCGAGCTTGCGCTGCTGCTTGAGCTCTTCCTTGGCGAACTTGCGCCCGGACTTGTCTTCGAGGCGGGCTTCGAGCTTGGCCTTCGCCTTGAGGGCCTTGGCCTCAGCTTTGCGCTGCGCCCGGCCCTTGCGTCCGGAACTGAACAAACCCATGCGTTGGGGACCTCTCGTTAGCGTGGTCGAGCATCGCCGTCGGCGGTTGACGAAATTGTCCTGCAGTTGCGGTACAAGCATTACATAGCGGGGGTACGGCAGGTGCCCCAGATCGGTGAGGAGAGGATGGTGTGGATGGCAACTCGTTCATCGGTGCCATCCGGCCCGACAAGACCGCCGCTGCTCAGTCCCAGGGATCTGAGCGGTTGCGAACATCGGCTTGCCCTCGATTCCCGATTCCCCGGCTCAGAGAAGGTCGCCGAAGACCCCGCGGTGACGCTGCGCAAAGAAGCGGCGGCCGAGCATCGTGAGCGCGTGCGCGACATGCTCCATGCGGTCCATTCGATCGAACTCAGCGGTTGGGCCGACGTGGGCAGCGGCGGCGGCAGCCGGCAGCGGGCCGAGCGGACCATGGCGGCCATCAGCTCGGGTGCTCGATGGATCTGGGGCGCGTCCCTGCCCGACGACGAGGCCGGTGGCCGCCGCGGGTGGGCGGAGCTGCTGATCCGCATGGACGATCCGCATCGAAAGCCGGGTTACGTGCCCGTCATCGTGGTGAATCACAAGGCTTCCGACCCCGGATCGGGCGCGGTGACCAGCCCGGTGTGGAGTTGGCAGCCGATGCTCGACGAAACGCGGAAGGTTCGCGGCAATTCGCGGGACACCGTTCGGCTGGCGCAGCTGTACCGGATGCTCGAGGCGCTCGACGTCGCAGGGGTCGACCCGGGGACGGGCAAACCGGTCGGCGCGGTGATCGGCCTCGACACCGACTGCATGGTGGTCCTCGACCTCACCGACACGCTGGTCAGATACGACGCGCTGCTGGAGCGCCGGGCCGGCATCGCCGCGGGCCGGGTATCGACGGCGCCCTCACGGATCGGGGAGTGTCGCAACTGCGCGTGGTGGTCCAAGTGCGGTCCGGAACTGCGCGAGGCACGCGATGTGAGCCTGGTGGTCAACGGCAATCTGACCCAGCTGCTCGCGACGGTGGGCGTTCGCACGGTGGACGAACTCGCCGCATACGACGGTCCTGTGCCCGACGGCTGGCCGGGCAACAGCCTCGATGACTCGATCCTGTTGGCGCGTGCCTGGCTGGCTCAGGTGACGCTGATCCGGCGAATGCCCGAGGTGCAGGTGGCGCGGGCCGACGTGGAGGTCGACGTGGACATGGAGAGCTACCAGGACGACGGCGCCTACCTGTGGGGCACGTTGCTCACCGACAACACCGATCCCTCCCGGGCGGTCAGATACCGCCCCTTCGTCACCTGGCAACCCCTGCCCACCCAGGACGAGGCCCGCTCCTTCGCCGAGTTCTGGCAGTGGCTGATCGGTGAACGTGACAAGGCCCTGAGTGAGGGTAAAACCTTTGCGGCCTACTGCTATTCGCAACAAGCCGAGAATCGTTGGCTGCTCGGGTCGGCTGACAGGTTCGCGGGATCGCCGGGTGTGCCGAGCCGTGAAACCGTGCAGGAGTTCATCAACTCACCGCACTGGGTAGACATCTATGAAGCCGTCAGCGTGAACTTCCTCAGCCCCGAGGGCAAGGGACTCAAGAAGGTGGCGCCCCACGCGGGCTTCCACTGGCGCGACGACGAAGCCGGTGGTGAGGCGTCGATGCAGTGGTATCGGCGGGCAGTGGGCCGCGACGGCGAAGACGTGGATCAATCCCAGCGGGTCAGATTGCTCGAATACAACGAGGACGACGTGCGTGCCACGAAGGCGTTGCGCGAATGGATGACAACCACCGCAGCTCAACAGGTACCGCTGGGTTCGGATCTACCTCGCCCTGCTGCCGTGCCCGTGCACGATGAGGTGCGTCCCGGCCAGGATTGATTGCGCCGTCTGCTCGAGAAGTGAGAGAAGTCAGCCGCGGCCGTTGCGCAGCGACTCGAGGAATGCGCCGCTGCCGAACAAGGCGACCGAACCCAGGACGAGCAGTCCGGCAGGCGACAGATCACGAGCCACCTCGGCGCCCGCGCAGCCGCCATCGGTCCCGGCGCCCATCAGGCAGTTCGACGCGGTTGGTGTGGCAGCGGGCGGGGTGGGCGGGTCAGACAGCGGGTCACCCTGTGGGACAGTCGGTTCGGACTCATCTTGGGGGAGATCGGGCGCGCCGGTGCCCGGTGTCGGGGAACCAGTGGTCGGGGAGCCCGGTGCCGGGGGAGTTGATGCGTCTGGACCCGGCATGCCGGGTATCGGCAGGCCTGGGATCGGGAGGTTCGGAAGCGTGATGGCCGGCAACTCGATTCCGGGTGGTACGGCGGTCGGGGCGGTGGTCAGCCCGCCCTCTTCGTTGCCGTCGTCCTCATTGCCGCCGCCCTGGTTACCGTTGTTGCCACTGTTCCCGGGGATGCCGTTGTTGCCATTTCCGTTCCCGTTGTTGCCGTTGCCGCTGTTGCCGTCACCTTGACCGTGGTCAGGTGTCGGCCCGGTGATCGATCGAGCCGGCATTCGTGACGTCTCGGTACTGTCCACCCCCGGACTGTCGTCGGCGTTGCCGTTGTCCGAGTTCGGCGGCGGGGTCGTGTCGGAGCCGGGCCGCGACGTCACGGTGACCTCTGACGGGGCTGCGGGATCAGCAGCTGCGGAGGGCGAGGTCAGGGCCAGGAGAATGCCACCGACCACCAACCCCAGTGACGCGACGAGCACCGAGAACCACGCCGTGATCGGGCGCTTCACGCGATGCTTCGGCATCGAGTCCTCCAGTCCGGAAATCACCAGGGGCGGGTTATTGAATTTTCGGCATCTTCACGGTTTATTCAGGTGGGCTCGATCAGCGTTGAACGAGCCCGGAAGTGAAGTACCGAAGACCGACTCCGCGCAGCATGAAGCTGTTTGGCTGCCTCAGGGCTGTAAGCTACCATATGGCAAACACGGCGTGCGGAGTAGTGAATTTCATACTTCTGGCTGGTCCCCGCTCGGTGATCGGCCCTCACTGGGAGGCACACGGAGAATGCGCGTGGAGCGTGGCATGACCGACAACATGGACCAAGCAGACACCGAGAACGCGTTTGATCCCGGACTCTTCGCGCGACGTCTGGAAGAGCTGTTCCGAACGGTCCCGGGCCCCAATGGTCGTGCTTACAGCGCCAAAGCCATCGCCAATCGTTCCACTGAACTGGGCTTTCGTCTCGGGGAGTCCTACTTGAGCCAGCTCCGGTCGGGGAAGGCCAAGTCGCCGTCGTTCCGCACGGTCGAGGGCATCTCGGCGGCATTCGGCGTCGACGTTCACTACTTCCTGGAAGATCGGGCCGCCCAGCGCACTCGCGACCAGATCGACCTGATGCGGCTACAGGCCGACAGCAACGTTCAACTCGCCGCGTTCCGTCTCGCCGGCCTGTCGAGTGACTCGGTCACCGTGGTCAACGAACTCATCAAGGTCCTCCGGGTTCAGCAGGGTCTGCCCGCCGACCCGCCCGACCTGCTGAAGTCGGCCGAACCTGAGTTGGGGCATGGTCATTCAGGACTTCGAGTGGTCGAAAGGCACGAAGCCGCAGACTGATCACGGGGGCACCGTCTTAAGATGGAGCATGCGATCCGAGCGCGAACTACGGGCACTGTGCCGCCGCGAACTCGGCGGTCTCGACCTGGATCTGCCTCTCGACGCTGAACAACTCTGCGATCTTTACGGCGCCCGGCGTGGTAGGCCGATCAAGATCGTTGCGCACCCGATGCCGGCCGGGATGCCGAACGGCGTCTGGTTGGTGGCCGCCGATGCAGACTATTTCTTTTGTCAGGCTGCCACGACCAAGCTCCACCGCGATCAAATCATCATCCACGAGTTCGGCCACCTCATCGCAGGTCACCAGTTGCTCGAACAGGTGGAGAACCGGCTGATCGGGAGTCCGGCAGGCGACGAGGACACCGACGATGCACTGAGTCGGACGTGTTATTCGGATGAACGTGAATGGGAAGCGGAGTTTTTGGCAACACTGATAGGAGAATGGGCGGCAAAAGCCGTCCAGGGCGTCGGAAAGACGGCCGGCCATGATGGATTACGGGGAATCCAGAGCATCCTCGGGGGGCACAACGGATGGTTGTAGGGGTAGTCAACGCCATCGCGTTGGCGTTGTTCGCCCTCGCTCTGTGCTGGCGTATCGACCGCCTCCGCAGGGAAGCCACCGGGTTGCAGCCTGTGGCCATGACCGTCGCGATCTCAGCGACGACTCTGGCTTTTGTTGTAGGTAACCCCCGCGTCCGGCAATGGCTCAACGACTACTTTTTCCCGGGCGCAGACAGATTGTCGATCTATTGCCTGCTCGCGATGGGTGTCGCCGCACTCGTAGTCGTCTTTTTCTACGGGACAACCGAGGAGCAGCGGCAGCGGCGAGCCGGCGTGGAAGCAATTCCATTGGTGGTAACACTGATCGGCCTCAACATCGCGATGCTGGCGACGCCCGTGCCGGTCCGTACCGAGCACATGTCGGACTGGACCGTGCACCATGTTGGTTACGCGCTGTTCTTCGTGATCGCCGACTGCTACGTGGCGTATGGGATGGCGGCCTGCGTGGTGTCGATCGGCCGATACGTACGTCACGCCGAGGGATATCTGCGCCACTCCCTGATCATCCTGTCGACCGGATTGGGGTTGCTGGGTGTCGCGGCCCTGATCCAGACGTTGTACGTCGTCACCGCCGGACTGCACGTGGCGCACCTCGACGTGTTGCTGAACGTCGCGGCCGTCCTCGCCGTCCTGGGGGCGGTGCTGTTCCTCGCCGGCATCTGCTACCCGCTGGTGCGAGCGCGAGTGATGTCGCTGCACCACGACCGCCGGCACCGCAGCCAGTACCGCGAACTCGAGCCGCTGTGGGCTCTGACCACCTCGGCACTTCCGGGGGTGGTGTTGCCGTCGCCACCTCAGGGTGCATTCGACGGTTCGATCATCTGGCTCTTCCAGCGGCGGGTGGTCGAGATCCGCGATGCGTTGCTGCAGCTGAGCCCCTATCTACCCGACGACTTCGATGAGCTCGAATCGGCGGCCCAGGCCACCGCGCTCCGCGATGCCGTGCAGACCTACGTCGACCTCGGTGGATCAGCCGGAGCGGTCCGGCAGGTCCTGGCGGGCGCCGGCGACGACCTCGACAGCGACGCCGCACCGCTTCTCCGGATCTCCCGTGAACTGGCGCGCGGTTCCGGTTCGTCGCGGCAGAACCCGGTGACGTCGCGGCAGAAACAGAACCGGACCGGCTGAAGGCCGGTCCGGTCTGAGTGTTCAGTTGCTGGTGACGTCAGTGGTCAGCGCGGAGCCATCCGCAGCGCACCGTCCATGCGGATCGTCTCGCCGTTGAGGTAATCGTGGTCGACGATGAACGCGGCCAGCTTGGCGTAGTCGCTCGGATCGCCCAAGCGCTTGGGGAACGGGATGCCGGCTTCGAGTGTCTTCTTGAACTCCGGGGTGATCCCGTCGAGCATCGGGGTGTTGATGGTGCCCGGAGCGATCGTGTTGACCCGCACGCCCACCTGCGCGAGGTCGCGGGCAGCGGTGATGGTCATGGCGTGCACGCCGCCCTTGGATGCGGTGTAAGCGATCTGCCCGATCTGGCCCTCGAATGCCGCGACCGACGCGGTGTTGATGATGACGCCGCGCTGGTCGTTCTCGTCCACCGCTTCCTGGCTCTGCATCCTGTTCGCGGCCAAACGCATCACGTTGAATGTGCCGACCAGGTTGATCTCGATGATCTTTCTGAACAGGTCGAGCTCGTGGGGGCCCTTCTTCGTCAAGATGCGGCTGGCCCAGCCGACACCGGCGCAGTTCACGGCGACGCGGAGCGGGGCACCGGATTCGGCGATGGTGTCCAGCGCTGCCTCGACATCGGCTTCGCTTGTCACGTCAGCTGCCAGGAGGGTGACGCCGTCCACCGCGGTTGCCTTGTCGATCGAAGGCTGCAGGTCGAGCCCGAACACAACCGCCCCGGCATCGGCGAAGCGCTTTGCTGTTGCCGCGCCCAGTCCCGATGCTCCGCCGGTGACCAATACCGCTGATCCTGAGATCTCCACTGATGCCGTCCCTTCTACAAAGTGTCCGCGGGGGTTGTTCAGCCCGCTGGGATCACCCTAGTCAGTGGCTGTGGCGACAGGTCGCTCGGCTACGAGGCCGGCGGGATGCTCACCGGGAAGGCCGGCTTCCGGTTCTGGCTCGGCGAGGAGTCGTTCGCGTTCGGCTGCCCGGTTCTGCTCACGGTGGCTGTGGACGTACCAGGTGCCGGCGCTGACGATCATGGCGACGGCGGTGATGGTGGCCATCGTGACGATGAAGTTGTTGGCGGTCACCAGGCCGTCGGTGGTGAGCCACGCGGCGAAGACGAAGAAGAGTGCAGCCGCGCCGTATGCGATCGCCTTCTCGGGGAGTTTGCGGCCGAGGACTGCGCCGACGGCGATGGCCAGGGCGTCGGCGGCGACCATGCCAACGGTCGATCCGATCCAGACACCGGCCCAGTTGTGGTCGGTGGCCAGGGTGATGGTGGCGAGCATTGTCTTGTCGCCGAGTTCGGCGAGGAAGAACGATCCGATGACCGCGAACAGCACCGACTTCTTCACCCGATCGGCCTTGTCGGATTCGTCGGTGTCGAGACTGTCGCCACGAAGGGTCCAGAAGCCGAACAGCAACATCGCCAGTCCGCCGACGATTGTCATCAGGTCGGTGGGGATCGAGAGACCGAGTACGTGGCCGAAGAGAACGGAGACCGCATGCACGGCGGTGGTGGCCACCGTGATGCCGAGCAGGACAACCCACCAGCGGTAGCGGATGGCGTACGTCATTGCCATCAGCTGGGACTTGTCGCCGAGTTCGGCCACGAAGATCACGCCGAAGCTGACCAGGAGTGCGGATATCACCACACCAACGTAAGCGCCGCTCACGACTGTTTGCAACTGATCGAATGGCCGCATTTATGCAGGTAGGGAGCCCTTTTTCAAAAGTTTGGGTACCCGAACATTAGGGTTCCCTTACCCGGTGATTCGCGGGAGGTTCGCCGCGACGCTGTGACGTGCGGACATGGGTGGTCGGGGGCTGGTTCGGCGCTCGCATGTCTGGGCTTTGCGCGGTTTGCAGACCGAGCGTCGGCGGGTTATGCAAGCGTGCCCGGCTGGTGGCTCGGGTGGCTGGGATGGGCGCGGTCTGCAGACCGAGCGTCGGCGGGTTTCCCGAGCGGGCCAGGCCTACCGCCCGTGGAACTTGGGTTTGCTCGGTCTACGGGCCGAGCGTCCCCCGGTTTCCCGAGCGGGTCGGACCTTCCGCTCGTACTACCCGGGTTTGCTCGCCCCGCAGAGCGAGCGTCGGCCAGTTTCCCAACCGGTGCCACTACTCAAGCAGCGAGGAGCATCGCCAGGACGGCGGTATCGGGATCGGTTCCCAGATCCAGACCTACCTGATTGCGCAGGGTCACCACGGTGCCGTCGGCTTCGGCCTCGGCCCATCCTGCGCGGTGTTCGAGGCCGAGTTCGGGAAGTCCTGGCAGCAGTACGCACCCCGAGGCCACGTCTGCACACTCGGGCAGGGACGGTCGAGTCTCGGACGGGGGATGGAGCATGAACAACGCGGGCGGCGGCGTGTAAAAAGGGCCCGCCTCGGTGAAGTTGTTGTCGATCACGCTGCCGACGGCGAGCATCAACCCCACGGTGTCGGGGTCGCACACCTCTGGTTTGTCCTCGATGACGCTGAACACGGTGGTGGTGCGGAGAAATCCCGGCCGGCAGGCGATGCGCACCGATGCTACGAGCGTCTGCGTCCACTCCAGGGTGGTGTCGGGCCAGCGGCCCGAGATCAGGATTCCGCGTAGCTCGCCGTGGCGGTGGAACGGGGTCAGCCCGATGGGTATCGACCCGGACCGCGACTTTTCATGGCCGGTGGCGTCCTCGCTCATGGTTACCTCCTGTTGCCGGAAGTTCCTCTGCTCAGGTCGCCTTTGACCAGGTGTCGAACTCTATTCGCAGCATGCCCGGTAAACGATTGGCACACAACCCGACTCGAGTGCTAATCGCGGCGGTTAACAGGAAGTTTCCCTCTGGGGGCGAAGACGCCGACGGCGGCCACCCGAGTGGGGTGACCGCCGCCTGCGAAAGGGTTGTACGAAAGTGCTTATGCGGGCACGATCAAGCCGGAGCCCTGCGCCTGTGCCTTGGCAAAACGCTCCGCGGCGTCTGCCCAGTTGACGACATTCCACCAAGCCTTGACGTAGTCAGGCTTGACGTTCTGGTAGTCGAGGTAGAAGGCGTGCTCCCACATGTCCAGCATGACCACGGGGATCAGGCCCACCGAGGTGTTGCCGTGCTGGTCGGTGAGCTGCTGGATGACGAGCTTGCCCTCGATGGTGTCGTATCCGAGGATCGCCCAGCCGCTGCCCTGCAAAGTGGTTGCCGCAGCGGTGAAGTGCGCCTGGAACTTGTCGAATCCGCCGAACTGGTCATCGATTGCCGCTGCCAGTTCGCCTTCGGGCTTGTCGCCACCGTTGGGCGACAGGTTCTTCCAGAAGATCGAGTGGTTCGTGTGGCCGCCGAGGTGGAAGGCCAGGTTGGCCGACAGCTGGAAGACCTTGTCGGCGATCGTGCCGTCTTCGCGCGCAGCCGCCAACTTCTCCAGTGCGGTGTTCACGCCCTTCACATAGGTGGCGTGGTGCTTGCTGTGGTGCAGCTCCATGATCCTGCCGGAGATGTGCGGCTCGAGAGCTGCGTAGTCGTAGTCCAGATCCGGCAAGGTGTATTCAGACACATTGTTCCTCTCACTATGTGGGGACACGCGTGCCCCCTTATTGATGTCCTCTGGGATCTATCCCTCGAGTGCAACTTCCACCCTTGCTCAGGAGATTGGGTTGTGCAATAGGACGTGAGCAATGCGCCTCAAGCCCAGTTGAGGTTTGCGGGGGTTGCGCTGGGGTGTTTCACAGGTGCCGGTGTGCCGCATTCGCGGTCGACCACAGTCGGATCGACTAGCCGCTAAGCGACAAAAATCAAAGCGAGCAAAAGGAGGAACAGAGCGAGCACGCTGATGCCGGTGGTGATGCATCGTGCCCCGACGTTGATGGGCTCGGCGCCAGGCCATGAACGGGGCCGGCGGTCGAAAACCGGTACGCCGCTGCCGCTGTCGGTCGAGGCTGCCACCCGATCTCCCCTCGTCAACTCGTGGTCCCGCGGATCATCAGTGATAACGATCACATACCCCGGTGATGCACAGCTAAACACGTATGGGCGCAGTACTCAAGCTGTGGCCGATGGGGAACGGGCACCGAGCTAGCGTCGGGTCCCTGAGGGCAGATGTGGGTCGTTCGACCAGGTCCGACGGGCCGCTGTCGGCGATCTCCGGGTCGGGATGGACGTCGCCGCAATAGGGTGGTCGTACAAGAGGGTGTCGAGGTCCGCGCTTTGCAGTGGGTGACGGAACACCCCGTGGCGAAAGGATTCAGCCATTGGTCAGCACAGTCGGTCTACCGCGCGAGATGCGGATCGGGGCGGGCGCACTCGATCAGCTGGTCGACGTGGTGACCGGATTGGCGTCGCGGCGTCCGATGGTCATCACCGACAGCTACCTGGCGGGCAGTGGGAGGGTTGATCAGCTGATCAGCGCACTGACTGAGGCCGGCCTCGATGCGGTGTATTTCGACGGAACAGTGCCCGACCCCACGACGGCCTCGCTTGACGCCGGGCTTCGTGCGGTGCGCGACCACGGTGCCGATCTCCTTGTCGGATTCGGTGGGGGCAGTCCGATGGACACCGCGAAAGCCCTGGCTCTGCTCGCCGTCGAAGGCGGCTCGATGCGCGACTACAAGGCGCCCGCGCGCAATGACCGCGCGGGCCTACCGGTGGTCGCCGTGCCAACCACGGCAGGCAGTGGTTCGGAGGCCACCCAGTTCACGATCATCACCGACAGCGAGAGCGACGAGAAGATGTTGTGCATCGGTCGGGCGTTTCTGCCGGTGGCCGCGATCGTCGACTTCGAGCTCACCATGACGATGCCGCCGCGTCTCACCGCCGACACGGGTATCGATGCGCTGACCCACGCGGTGGAGGCCTACGTCAGCCGGAAGAACAACCCGTTTTCCGACGGGTTCAGTCTTTCGGCGATCACGACCATCGGCCGGAATCTGCGCAGGGCCTACACCGACGGCTCCGATCGTGAGGCCCGGGAAGCGATGATGCTGGCCTCCACGCAGGCGGGGATCGCATTCTCGAACTCCAGCGTGGCCCTGGTCCACGGGATGAGCCGGCCCATCGGGGCGCACTTCCATCTCGCACACGGACTGTCGAATGCCATGCTGTTCCCCGCGGTCACCCGGTTCTCCTTGTCGGCGGCGACCTCCCGGTACGCCGACTGTGCTCGCGCGTTCGGGTGCGCGGACCCGAACACCTCTGATGAGGTGGCCGCCGAACAACTGGTCGACGCCATCGTCGATCTGTGCCGCGACCTCGCCGTCCCGACTCCGAGCGAATGTGGCATCGCCCGTGACCGCTGGTTCGGACTGGCCGCACTGATGGCCGAGCAGGCACTGGAGTCGGGGTCGCCCGCCAACAACCCACGGGTTCCGAACGCGGGAGAGATCGAAGCCATCTACGCCGAGATCTACCGCTGATCGACACCGGGTCGGCACGACCGCGGACCGACAGTGCGGCGTCGGCCAACTATCATCGCTGCGGGCAACCAGATGGGCCTTGCCGCCCGTCATGAGCGCCGAGCTGCGGGCAGCAGGTCGGTGGGTGAGCTCGCCATGGCAGGAAAAAGTGAGGTGGTCCGATGGCACGCCCGACAGCGGCGCAGCTCTACGCCGCCTACGGGGACAACGCGGACAGCGATGTCACCCTGCAACTGCTGAGGTCCCGGAACGCGGTGCCCTATCTCGCGATCATGGCCGCGCGTCTGGCCGACGGTCAGGTGGACGGCGACCATCTCGCGGCGGGTATCGACCGCGACCTGGCGGAGTTGGCCGCGCACTGGACCGAGCGAGGCTGGGAACTGCCCACGGCCGACGACTTGTTGGACCGCTGGGTGCGGGCGGGTTATCTCGCCCGAACCCTGCACGCCGACTCCCAGCGAGAGCGGTACCAGCTCACCCGCGGCGCCACGCAGGCCATCGCGCAGGTTCAGGCCGTACGCCGTAACCGCACGGTGGCCACCGAGACCGTGCTCGAACTGGTGATGTCGCGGCTGTCGAACATCGCTGTGTCGATCAACCCGGATCCCGGCGAGCACATCCGCGACATCGATCAGAAGATCGCCGAGCTCACCAGACGGCGGGAAGAACTAGCAGCCGGCGCCATCCCGGCGGTCGATTCGCGACGGGTGCTCGACGACATCCGCATGGTCACGTCGCTGGCCGAGCGGATGCCCGCCGACATCATCGGATACGGCGAGAAGATGCGTGAGAACTCCCGCGCCCTGCTCACCAGTGGCCTCGACGCCGAGCACGGTTCGCATGCCGACGTGCTCAACCGGATGTTCGACGGCCACGACGCGCTGGCGGACTCCGACGAGGGCAAGGCCTTCGACACGTTCTACACACTGATCGCGGATCACCGCTTA is a window from the Williamsia sp. DF01-3 genome containing:
- a CDS encoding SDR family oxidoreductase — its product is MEISGSAVLVTGGASGLGAATAKRFADAGAVVFGLDLQPSIDKATAVDGVTLLAADVTSEADVEAALDTIAESGAPLRVAVNCAGVGWASRILTKKGPHELDLFRKIIEINLVGTFNVMRLAANRMQSQEAVDENDQRGVIINTASVAAFEGQIGQIAYTASKGGVHAMTITAARDLAQVGVRVNTIAPGTINTPMLDGITPEFKKTLEAGIPFPKRLGDPSDYAKLAAFIVDHDYLNGETIRMDGALRMAPR
- a CDS encoding MAB_1171c family putative transporter; translated protein: MVVGVVNAIALALFALALCWRIDRLRREATGLQPVAMTVAISATTLAFVVGNPRVRQWLNDYFFPGADRLSIYCLLAMGVAALVVVFFYGTTEEQRQRRAGVEAIPLVVTLIGLNIAMLATPVPVRTEHMSDWTVHHVGYALFFVIADCYVAYGMAACVVSIGRYVRHAEGYLRHSLIILSTGLGLLGVAALIQTLYVVTAGLHVAHLDVLLNVAAVLAVLGAVLFLAGICYPLVRARVMSLHHDRRHRSQYRELEPLWALTTSALPGVVLPSPPQGAFDGSIIWLFQRRVVEIRDALLQLSPYLPDDFDELESAAQATALRDAVQTYVDLGGSAGAVRQVLAGAGDDLDSDAAPLLRISRELARGSGSSRQNPVTSRQKQNRTG
- a CDS encoding helix-turn-helix domain-containing protein, which gives rise to MTDNMDQADTENAFDPGLFARRLEELFRTVPGPNGRAYSAKAIANRSTELGFRLGESYLSQLRSGKAKSPSFRTVEGISAAFGVDVHYFLEDRAAQRTRDQIDLMRLQADSNVQLAAFRLAGLSSDSVTVVNELIKVLRVQQGLPADPPDLLKSAEPELGHGHSGLRVVERHEAAD
- a CDS encoding TM0106 family RecB-like putative nuclease, whose protein sequence is MATRSSVPSGPTRPPLLSPRDLSGCEHRLALDSRFPGSEKVAEDPAVTLRKEAAAEHRERVRDMLHAVHSIELSGWADVGSGGGSRQRAERTMAAISSGARWIWGASLPDDEAGGRRGWAELLIRMDDPHRKPGYVPVIVVNHKASDPGSGAVTSPVWSWQPMLDETRKVRGNSRDTVRLAQLYRMLEALDVAGVDPGTGKPVGAVIGLDTDCMVVLDLTDTLVRYDALLERRAGIAAGRVSTAPSRIGECRNCAWWSKCGPELREARDVSLVVNGNLTQLLATVGVRTVDELAAYDGPVPDGWPGNSLDDSILLARAWLAQVTLIRRMPEVQVARADVEVDVDMESYQDDGAYLWGTLLTDNTDPSRAVRYRPFVTWQPLPTQDEARSFAEFWQWLIGERDKALSEGKTFAAYCYSQQAENRWLLGSADRFAGSPGVPSRETVQEFINSPHWVDIYEAVSVNFLSPEGKGLKKVAPHAGFHWRDDEAGGEASMQWYRRAVGRDGEDVDQSQRVRLLEYNEDDVRATKALREWMTTTAAQQVPLGSDLPRPAAVPVHDEVRPGQD
- a CDS encoding YtxH domain-containing protein, whose translation is MLLLLLVGVVAATLCRRLNSPLALLAVLTGAQISGHVLLSATADPMAHAHGSQTLMLVTHLIAIPVCALLIAGGTSLYGVITSVLAVVRRLLSGPVAELASSHLPSSPHLRPLVGVFAPGGTGVRGPPAN
- a CDS encoding DUF6474 family protein — translated: MGLFSSGRKGRAQRKAEAKALKAKAKLEARLEDKSGRKFAKEELKQQRKLAKKARKAQAKSDKSALKIADKTNSASVKIAQANAKAVADGKVLSPARVKRYLQVAKVLSPILVPIAYRASTAAREQISRIQADRAGVPVAELNKYSGHGAALSARIAGANSSLQTLTAKHPSDAETKTFASTMNQRLSDLSTAVAAAEHMPAARRRSAHAAISRELAAIDADLLARLGVRP
- a CDS encoding YcnI family protein; this encodes MSLFKRRFRLLGASLAAVTMVGGLSLLGAGSASAHVTAAGDGLTQGGYGVITFRVPNESDTASTVELTVALPNLTSARTEPLPGWTAEVKKDPATEEATEVTWKVADGNPGIRPGEFLQFRVSGGPLPEQETVTMPATQTYSDGEVVRWDQPTVEGQPEPDKPAPTVTLGAATADGHAHTATHEEDTETASENSASSDTDSTDDTARWLAGAGILLGALGIGVAIGALARKRR